ttttacaAATTCTTAACGAAAGTTATTTTGAGTTTCCAAAAGTACACTTTCAAGTATACCACAAGTACACTATCTACTTACTGCCAGTGTATTAGTTATATACTTCTAGTctatattttagtttagtttattgaaGTATACTTTAAGTTGACTTTTATGAAGttaaaaatgttgtaatttagTCCAAATATGTATTAAGttgatatattttttagttCACAACAAGTACATGGTCTGTAGTATATTTGCTATTCCTAAACTAATACTCAACCATACTTTTGGCTAAAGGGAGCACGACTCATTGACTTCACCTTATTCTCTACTTGGATTAAGATATATCAGTATTTTGTGGCAGAAAGAGGTAAAATGTATACTAAAGTACAAGCACAAGCTTTAGTATTAAAGTATAACTGTGCCCTGGGTATGCCCTGGACAGGTCGACTCAACTCGGACTCAACTCAGAGTTCTGATTCCACCTAAGAGTTTGTTAAACCTCCTTTATGAAACGGGCCCCTTAtcatccaaattaaaaaaaagtacggATAGAAGGAAGGGAAGTGTTAATGTTGCAAGTGGTGTATAGTTCGGGGCAACAGTGCAGTTTAAGGAAGTGCTCAGCTCCAGCCCGTCAATATAATTTGCCCTGTATTTAACAATATGTCGTTTGTTACACAGAACTTAAAGACACCATCATTTGTAATATATAATGTATGGAAAAATTCAGACACACTGTAATCAGTGGGATAGCTGATGAGCTGGAGGGAGGGCTGGTGGAAGGGATGGTAACAACATaaggcaggggtgcccaagtccagtcctcaagatctactatcctgaaacttttagatgcatccctcccccaacacacctgaattaaatcaatggcttgttaccaggcctctgcagagctgaatgacatgtggatgagggaattgggccattttattcaggtgtattggagaagggttgcttctaaaagttccaggatagtagatctcgaggactggacttgggcacccctgacaTAAGGTTTAGACCAGGgttactcaatttggtcctacgagggccgcaatccagcaggttctCCATGTGTCCGTGCTTTGACACACTGACTCAAATgaattagtcattgtgcagaacttagatccatttaatttgatgcagttgtgttgaagcagggatacatgggaAACCTGCTGCATTGctgccctcgtaggaccgaattgaataacCCTGGTTTAGACTATACATTATCTTATATATTGGGTGTATATGCTTTGAGGAAACTTATTTGTATTTGACTGCTGATATTTTGGaaagtaaacaaaactaaaaaaggacttaaattaaaaacactaagCTAAACTCAAACACTTCACTCATGCCAATGTTACAGACTTACCCCAACCATCATCATCACGTTTCTCGGTAGATCGCTCATTTTGCTCAACAGGTGGTGTTCCACATCTCTCCTGGTACACCATTTCAtctataaaaaatatgttttgataGAGTTGTAGTCCTTACATCTTCATTTCAGAAATATATCAATAACACAGTGAGATCCAACTCAGACAAAAAAGCATTACCTGTTTTTTCAATGtctggaccagtttgaccatCACTCAAATCATCgtcatcatgtttttgtttagctgTAGTCATCTTTCGTTtccctgtgtttgtgtcttcttGCAACTCTCCATCTATGCAAGATGATGTTTTAGTCTAATGAAATTGCTAAAATCTCAGAAACAATGATGCAGTGAAAGAAGATTCAAGTCACAGAGTATTACCTGCATTTTCAAATCCTTGAATGGTGTTATTAATCCCATCATCCTCATCAGCACCACAaccatcttcatcatgtcttcTTCTTGCAGTCTGCCATAGTCTCTTTACAGGTGACCTTGCTGCAGCTGAATGTGGCACCTCTCCATCtgtaaaaattacattaatacCAAGTAAAGGCCAAGCTCCATTTCAAGGCTCTTGTGTTAATATTGCCTGGAATTACCAGAGTCATCATCATCGTGTCTTTGTCTTGTGGCAGTATTTTTTTGGCCTCTAAACTGATGAGCTTATGATGGACAGCTGTTCTCCATCTGATGGAGCATACATTAGAAAGATGCATATGCATATAGAGTCTATATTATAGACAATCCCTCACAATGGCAAAGTTTTTCTGACAAAAAATTACATGTGCAGAAAAGCTTTAAGCCTTAAATCAGTCAAGCAAATAatttgttaagttttttttcgtACCAAACATGCTCAAGCTTGGGTGGTAGCTGAATTTCTGGATTTCTTTAAGTATTGTTTTATTACTCATATGATTACTGTTACTGACTTCTGAAACATATTACTACTGTTACTATGGAAAGCACTGGTTCTGTTTCAGTTGCCAGCGGTTGCACTGCAAACTCGGACCTGTTGGTGTTTTACTGATAACTTAGAACCTGGACATCTGGTCAACATTAGGTCCAACTTatcaatataatttatttgaaagaaaaaaagatttttcaagGCTTTCAAATCAGTCACAAGCACTGACACTATAGCGTTGACAGTCCTATTCCTAACATAACCACTAATGGTGGGACCTGAACAAACAGTTCAGGAACAGTTTTAAAACCTTTACACTTGTtttcagtttatactggtttccagtcagtcagagaaaagattttaaaatcctaCAGATTGTCTACAATCCCAGAATGGTCTAAGTCCAGAATCCATCTTTAAATTTCAGAGAATGTAAACCTAGTAGGACTCTTAGATCCAAGGACTCAGGTCAGGCCGGAGTCTGGCCCAGAGTCCGGGCCGCAGTCCAGACCAGCGTCCAGAATCAACATGGAGGAGGAGCATTAATCttccagtggagattaaactttcaccaactGTCTACACTTTTACATCtagattaaaaacttttctttactCATGTCTAAAGGTGAAATCTGCACTACATCCTATCTAGACTTTTGCTGCTTGTAAttgttttaacttaatttattctctttatatcattttatttattaagttaatttcttttgttgcttttattgtactttttaatgcttcctgagatgcttttaatgttatatAAAGCACTGAGTTGTCTTATACTTGAAATGTGATGCTCAAATAAAATTGGTTTGTTATGATTTTCATTACATACCATCATGAGCTTCCTGTTGTCTTCCTGCATCCGACGTCCTTCTCTCATTGACACTGTTCAGACCTTTGATTGGGGTGGCTGCATGTCCTTTGTCTATGGAAACATTAACAGTAGAAAATTAGTAAACTTGCTTTTACAATTACATTAAATGAAAGTTGAAAATatgcagatagatagatagatagatagatagatagatagatagatatagatgcTGCACACAGTGGACAGAATGACAGAGAATGACAGAGAGATAAAACTAGTAATGACTTTAAAAtggtattaatatttatttacataccaCTGATAACAGAGTCCAGTGTTTGTAGAGTCCTCCCTTTCAGGGACTCTGCTCCATGTTCCATCGCAAACAGAAGTTTGCCAATCTTGGCCACTTGGAATGTTTTATCTGTCTGACGATAATAGTCGCAGTGGACCCTGATATCATGTCCCATGAATCGAGCAACTTGCTCGAGTTCCTGGCTGTCGAGGTTGAGAAGCTGACATAGGGTAGCAACTTGCTTCCTTAATTTTGTTGATCTCAGCAGTTCTGGGTTTTTGGCCTTGCTCTCTTCTGCAAATCTTCTGAGGCAGTCACACCCACGAAGATTGGTAGTTGTGCCAAGCCTTGCAAACAGAAACGGGTTCTCCTCAAGTATGCCAACTTCCCTCCGTTTTTTAATGAGGAAGTCAAGAGAAGCTTTGGTGCGCTCCAGAAGTAGGATGGGAAcctttctccctctcttcccACGTGTCACCAAATGTGTCAGTCTCTGGCTCAATTGTTTTTCCACGGGAGATAAGGTCTCATATATGTCTTTGTTCATTTGGCCAGTGTTTGTGTTAAGATAGGTCTCAAGGGTTAAACGTGATGCCTCTCCTTCCCGTTTCTTATTGAAAACGATTTGTGCAAGAAGGCTCTCACTTAATTTTTTGTACGCTGTAGTACTCACACGCTCTCTTAACTCTGCCATTGCCTCGTTCTCAGCTTTCCTCAGGTAGTTCTGGAGGGTGACTATGTCCTCTGTCAGAGGTACACTGTCTTCTTTGCCCCACTTGCGTTGCTCAATTGTGCTGTGAGCATTAGTCGACACGTAAGTGGACCAGGAGGTATCCAGCAGTTCCTTGAACTTTTTTGCCTTCTTCTCAGCTTTACCATCACACGTCATCAAGCAGTGGCCTATCCAGGTTTCAGTTGCTCCTTTGAGTGAAAAGCCAATTTTAACAGCTGTAGATGGCTTTCCATATTCATTCTTGTTTACATCATAGTTTGACAAATGCCTGGCTGCTTTAATTGCCAGATTAAAATTGGCTGGATCACAAATGTCTTTAAGACTTGCGACATGCTTGTCAATGTCTTTGGCAGCCAACATAAAACGTCCCAATTCTCTTAGTTTTTGTGCAATATATCTGTGCTGAGATTGTTCTCTGCCCTTTTTAGCAAATAATGCATCTCCATATGCACAAATCATCTCATCATTCCTGATATGACAAGTTACACAATCCTGTTGCATGGAATGAATGATCTCTTGTACTCCACTAGATGATTCTCTGACTGGAATAAGGGACGAGGAAGATTTTTGGATTCTGGCTCTTTTGCCGTTCTGACTATCCTCTGCCCGTCCTCTGCACGATTTATTGTGTCTCCACAGTTCAGTTCTCTTGAACATCGCGTAACAGTGTTGACATGGTAGGTAGCTCTCTATGTCTGCTTTCCCAGGGGGCTGTCTCCATGTTACAATCTCaccatttccttcttttaaGACACTGGCATTATGTTGCCAGTCGCCTTTATTACGAAGGCCTTCCAacaatttcttcctttttttggaGCCAACTGGGAAACTAAAAGCAATGGCGACATCGCGTTCCTCACTATGTTTTCTTTCTAGATGTCTGGCTATTTTCAATTGAGCCTTTTTACAGTACACACAGTAATGAGCTTTGTCCCAAGCCCTGGCACCAtccttttttttgcttgttttaacaGTAATCTTCaccatttttttgccatcttgtaacttcctttttccttttgacTGCATATCTATTTGAACTGATTTACCTTTGGCCTTCTGGTCCTTAGCCTTCCAGATACTAGTTTCACTGGATGAGTGACTGTGGTGATTCTCAGGTGCACTGTGGCAGGAGGACTCTGACTCTTGTGCAAGGACCTCATCCTCActggatgatggtgatgatggtttGTAGTCTGCATCAGATCCACTGTAGCTGGATAACAGAGACTCCTCATCTTCTACGGATGGTGATGGTGTTGGTGGGGGATAGCAGGCTTTATCAGGTTCATCACCACGCCTCTCTTTGACAGGTGTATGTTCACTTGATGAGGGGCAGTGGTCCTTTTTGGCCTTCACAGCAGGGCAGaggaaaaaacagggaaaataatcatttatcaTCATTACTGCCTAATTCAGTGTGAAAACTTTACATTGCCAAATACATGCCTACACCTCTACATCTACATatctgtgaaaataaaaagagtatCACTGTCTAAACAACATGTGGCATGTTTCCTCTTGCTGGACTCTGGCCTATGTATGACTGTCTACGTATGGTGAAACTCAATTGAGGTGAGACAATGCAGACATATTTCCTAACATAAAACCCTGATGGCTTCAGatacaaaaaaattactttCCTTAACTGACTACTCCAAATCCAACACAACTGCCTCAAAACTTAAACTACGTGTAGCTTACCATTTACCGTTTAATCCCACACAGACTGTAGCAGAAATGCTCATAATTTCACAGCAGCATCCTAACCACTGCCAGTTGCTGCTTACTCGCCACAATCATGAACTAatctttaattaaacattttggcCAAATTATAGACAAAACAATCACACAGTTTAGTCacatttaagtctttttttcttactttctttcaGTTAATTCTCTGtataaacaaatttgtttgcattttttacaGAACATTTCAGGCAGTTTGATCAGACTGCTTTAGGTTGTGCCTACCTACTATATTACCATTACAATCACATTAGTGATTGAACAACAAGTCTTTCAATGTCCTTATATGGCTGAGAGCTCAGAAATCAAACATATAAATCTTACAAACATATAGCTGTGTAATGTAACAAAAGTCTGACTGGATATTCTGTGCTTTGTGAGGCGTAGGGCTTTCATTAGATCACCATCATTAAGAgtgaaaacaaatcaatattattacaaataaataactaaacgAACAGACTTTGAATATTACAGCAGCCAAAGGTGATGCTGTGAAGCTAACAACCTGACATTAACAACATAGTAAACCAACTAACATCAGCCTGCATTCAgcctcatttattcattatttcttcatgcaaactgaaaactgttttaCAGAATAAACTGGCCTCTGTCCAGACTGACCCAGCCTGGTTTGATACAGAAACTGAGCAGTAATTAGTTCATATATCTGCTCAGATATTTTGGCTGCTGGAAGTTTAGTTAGCCAGGTGAACTCAACAGGACTTCAACAGCAGCAGGTGCAACTCTCCATATGTTGTCTGCATGTTCCTCACATATTCCACAGCCACAGGTTACCTCTGAGCCTCCATTTAATGCAGtatgttttcatttagcttAAATATAGCCTAAACAAACCGTACAGAGGGCCACGGCCACACAGCAGCCTGAGCTGAGCGTGGAGCATTGATAGCAGTTGTCACGTGTTCATGTTGACATTTCTGCATCTCATTTGGGTTTC
This region of Melanotaenia boesemani isolate fMelBoe1 chromosome 13, fMelBoe1.pri, whole genome shotgun sequence genomic DNA includes:
- the LOC121652200 gene encoding uncharacterized protein LOC121652200 isoform X1 → MVKITVKTSKKKDGARAWDKAHYCVYCKKAQLKIARHLERKHSEERDVAIAFSFPVGSKKRKKLLEGLRNKGDWQHNASVLKEGNGEIVTWRQPPGKADIESYLPCQHCYAMFKRTELWRHNKSCRGRAEDSQNGKRARIQKSSSSLIPVRESSSGVQEIIHSMQQDCVTCHIRNDEMICAYGDALFAKKGREQSQHRYIAQKLRELGRFMLAAKDIDKHVASLKDICDPANFNLAIKAARHLSNYDVNKNEYGKPSTAVKIGFSLKGATETWIGHCLMTCDGKAEKKAKKFKELLDTSWSTYVSTNAHSTIEQRKWGKEDSVPLTEDIVTLQNYLRKAENEAMAELRERVSTTAYKKLSESLLAQIVFNKKREGEASRLTLETYLNTNTGQMNKDIYETLSPVEKQLSQRLTHLVTRGKRGRKVPILLLERTKASLDFLIKKRREVGILEENPFLFARLGTTTNLRGCDCLRRFAEESKAKNPELLRSTKLRKQVATLCQLLNLDSQELEQVARFMGHDIRVHCDYYRQTDKTFQVAKIGKLLFAMEHGAESLKGRTLQTLDSVISDKGHAATPIKGLNSVNERRTSDAGRQQEAHDDGEVPHSAAARSPVKRLWQTARRRHDEDGCGADEDDGINNTIQGFENADEMVYQERCGTPPVEQNERSTEKRDDDGWDEKDRKGRVKRQKENVNKRKRQVDDDWDGEERQTADTRSPLKGRKKTAATRERNNLDVPEMEVKKQGKRPWTDKERTAVKRQLAKFIALKKVPAKEDCMMCICKESPVLRTRSWKDVKYFVYNEIVKIKKKLAFCRKHLAVLYCSNQKLHFE
- the LOC121652200 gene encoding uncharacterized protein LOC121652200 isoform X2, which codes for MFKRTELWRHNKSCRGRAEDSQNGKRARIQKSSSSLIPVRESSSGVQEIIHSMQQDCVTCHIRNDEMICAYGDALFAKKGREQSQHRYIAQKLRELGRFMLAAKDIDKHVASLKDICDPANFNLAIKAARHLSNYDVNKNEYGKPSTAVKIGFSLKGATETWIGHCLMTCDGKAEKKAKKFKELLDTSWSTYVSTNAHSTIEQRKWGKEDSVPLTEDIVTLQNYLRKAENEAMAELRERVSTTAYKKLSESLLAQIVFNKKREGEASRLTLETYLNTNTGQMNKDIYETLSPVEKQLSQRLTHLVTRGKRGRKVPILLLERTKASLDFLIKKRREVGILEENPFLFARLGTTTNLRGCDCLRRFAEESKAKNPELLRSTKLRKQVATLCQLLNLDSQELEQVARFMGHDIRVHCDYYRQTDKTFQVAKIGKLLFAMEHGAESLKGRTLQTLDSVISDKGHAATPIKGLNSVNERRTSDAGRQQEAHDDGEVPHSAAARSPVKRLWQTARRRHDEDGCGADEDDGINNTIQGFENADGELQEDTNTGKRKMTTAKQKHDDDDLSDGQTGPDIEKTDEMVYQERCGTPPVEQNERSTEKRDDDGWDEKDRKGRVKRQKENVNKRKRQVDDDWDGEERQTADTRSPLKGRKKTAATRERNNLDVPEMEVKKQGKRPWTDKERTAVKRQLAKFIALKKVPAKEDCMMCICKESPVLRTRSWKDVKYFVYNEIVKIKKKLAFCRKHLAVLYCSNQKLHFE
- the LOC121652200 gene encoding uncharacterized protein LOC121652200 isoform X3, with product MDRFKRRLRNLRNHHQKCEERFENARAKKDHCPSSSEHTPVKERRGDEPDKACYPPPTPSPSVEDEESLLSSYSGSDADYKPSSPSSSEDEVLAQESESSCHSAPENHHSHSSSETSIWKAKDQKAKGATETWIGHCLMTCDGKAEKKAKKFKELLDTSWSTYVSTNAHSTIEQRKWGKEDSVPLTEDIVTLQNYLRKAENEAMAELRERVSTTAYKKLSESLLAQIVFNKKREGEASRLTLETYLNTNTGQMNKDIYETLSPVEKQLSQRLTHLVTRGKRGRKVPILLLERTKASLDFLIKKRREVGILEENPFLFARLGTTTNLRGCDCLRRFAEESKAKNPELLRSTKLRKQVATLCQLLNLDSQELEQVARFMGHDIRVHCDYYRQTDKTFQVAKIGKLLFAMEHGAESLKGRTLQTLDSVISDKGHAATPIKGLNSVNERRTSDAGRQQEAHDDGEVPHSAAARSPVKRLWQTARRRHDEDGCGADEDDGINNTIQGFENADGELQEDTNTGKRKMTTAKQKHDDDDLSDGQTGPDIEKTDEMVYQERCGTPPVEQNERSTEKRDDDGWDEKDRKGRVKRQKENVNKRKRQVDDDWDGEERQTADTRSPLKGRKKTAATRERNNLDVPEMEVKKQGKRPWTDKERTAVKRQLAKFIALKKVPAKEDCMMCICKESPVLRTRSWKDVKYFVYNEIVKIKKKLAFCRKHLAVLYCSNQKLHFE
- the LOC121652200 gene encoding uncharacterized protein LOC121652200 isoform X4; translated protein: MVKITVKTSKKKDGARAWDKAHYCVYCKKAQLKIARHLERKHSEERDVAIAFSFPVGSKKRKKLLEGLRNKGDWQHNASVLKEGNGEIVTWRQPPGKADIESYLPCQHCYAMFKRTELWRHNKSCRGRAEDSQNGKRARIQKSSSSLIPVRESSSGVQEIIHSMQQDCVTCHIRNDEMICAYGDALFAKKGREQSQHRYIAQKLRELGRFMLAAKDIDKHVASLKDICDPANFNLAIKAARHLSNYDVNKNEYGKPSTAVKIGFSLKGATETWIGHCLMTCDGKAEKKAKKFKELLDTSWSTYVSTNAHSTIEQRKWGKEDSVPLTEDIVTLQNYLRKAENEAMAELRERVSTTAYKKLSESLLAQIVFNKKREGEASRLTLETYLNTNTGQMNKDIYETLSPVEKQLSQRLTHLVTRGKRGRKVPILLLERTKASLDFLIKKRREVGILEENPFLFARLGTTTNLRGCDCLRRFAEESKAKNPELLRSTKLRKQVATLCQLLNLDSQELEQVARFMGHDIRVHCDYYRQTDKTFQVAKIGKLLFAMEHGAESLKGRTLQTLDSVISDKGHAATPIKGLNSVNERRTSDAGRQQEAHDDGEVPHSAAARSPVKRLWQTARRRHDEDGCGADEDDGINNTIQGFENADAMSLRWRGETDC